The window AACGGTTCGCCCGTGCGGCGCTGAGCACCGCGATCGAGCCGGGCGACCTCGACGCGGGCCGGGCGATCGACGCCGTCGGAGCGCTCGGGCTGCTTCGGGCGATCGTCGACGGGGAGGGTGCGCGGACGCTGCTCGACCGGATGCACGGGTCGGGCGCCTCGGTCGGCCCGCACAACGGGCAGATCCGGGCCGTTCCGTTCACAGACATCGACCGCGGGCCACAGGACAGCAGCCACGCGACCGGTGCGAGCGGGCTCGACGCACGCGTAGAGAGGCGGTTGGCGGAGTCGCTGTCACGGTGGCGTCCGCGGCTGTCGCTCGACGAAGCCCGGCGGGCGCTGGAGCGCGCCCAGAAGATCGGCGCTCGGCTCATCACGCCGGACTCACCGCTCTGGCCGGACGGCTTCGACGCCCTCGACGACGGACCGCCCGTCGCCGTGTGGGTGAGAGGAGACCCGTGGCGACTGCGGACGCTCGACCGGTCGATCGCACTGGTCGGCGCGCGGGCGTCCACGCAGTACGGCGAGCACGTCGCGATGGAGAGCGCCGCCGGACTCGTCGACCGCGGGTTCGCCGTCGTCTCCGGCGGCGCCTACGGGATCGACGCCGCGGCGCACCGGGCGGCGCTGCTCAGTGGAGGGGTCACGGTCGCCTTCCTCGCCGGGGGAGCCGACCGGCTCTACCCGGCCGGCAACAGCGAGCTGCTGCGCCGGATCGCCGCCGACGGACTGCTGATCGCGGAGCTGCCGCCCGGCTCCGCCCCCACCCGCTGGAGGTTCCTGATGCGCAACCGGCTCATCGCCGCCGCGGCTGGCGCGACCGTGGTCGTCGAGGCGGGACACCGTTCGGGGTCGCTGAACACGGCCGGGCACGCGGCTCAGATGGGACGTCCGCTCGGCGCGGTGCCCGGCAGCATCCTCTCGCCCGCGTCGGCGGGATGCCACCGGTTGATCCGCGAGTACGCGGCGACCTGCGTGACCACGGTGGAGGAGATGGCCGAGTTGGCGGATCCACTGGGCACGGGACCCCGTGACGACCCGGAGGGTGGGGCGCCAGCGGGAGAGGGCGCGGCTGAGGGGTCGGAGGGGGCGATCGTCGCGCACCTCTCCCGGACACGCCGCGCCTCGGCCGACGAGATCGCCGCCCGGGCGGCCCTTCCGTTCGCCACGGTCGCTGCCGTCCTCGGGCGCCTCGACCTCGCAGGGAGGGCGCGGGAGAGCGGAGGTGGCTGGGTCCTGGTGGGGGAGAGGAGCGGGTGAGGGCACACCGTGCGTCGTTACGCAGGGCGTCGCTGCCCAGCGCGTCGCTACCTCGTGCGGCGGGCGGGAGGGCGAAGCTTGAACGGTGAACCTGTCCGACGCGATCGACGCCTACGAGCGCCACCTGCGGGTGGAGCGCGGCTACTCGCCGCAGACGGTCCGCGCCTACCGGGCCGACCTGACGGCGCTCGCCGCGTTCGCGGAGACGCGGAAGGTCTCGTCGCCCGACGGTCTCACGCTCGACCTCTACCGCGACTGGCTCTGGGAGGGGTCGCAGCGCGGGCTCGCAAAGGCGACGCTCGCCCGGCGGTCGGCCTCGGCGCGGGGCTTCAGCGCCTGGTGGGCACGGGCCGGCGGCGAGACCGGCACGGCCCAGGGCGCAGAAGGAGCGGACGCCGCGGCGCGGTTGCGGGCGCCGAAGGCCGACAAGACGCTTCCCCGGGTGATCACGCGCGAGCAGATGGACGGGATCCTCGAGCAGCTGGCGGCACGTGCGGACGACGGGGAGCCCGGCGCCCTGCGGGACGTCGCGGTGATCGAAGTGCTGTACGCGGCGGGGATCCGCGTGTCCGAGCTCACCGGACTCGACATCGACGACGTCGACCTCGAACGGCTGACGCTCCGCGTGGTCGGGAAGGGTTCCAAGGAGCGGGTGGTCCCGTTCGGGGTGCCGGCCCTGCGGGCCGTGCGGGCGTGGCTCGACGGCGGCCGGCCGCGCTTCGCGGTGCCGCGGTCGGGGCCCGCCTTGTTCCTCGGCAGCCGCGGGTCACGGCTGGGCAGCCGTGCTGTCTACGAACTCGTCGCCGGACTGCTGGCGGATGTGCCCGGCCGGGGCCCGTCCGGCCCGCACGCGCTCCGGCACACGGCGGCGACGCACCTGCTGGATGGGGGAGCCGACCTCCGTGCGGTCCAGGAGCTGCTCGGCCATGCCAGCCTCGGCACCACCCAGATCTACACGCACGTCTCCACCGAGCGGCTCAAAGAGGCCTACCGGATCGCGCACCCGCGCGCCTGACCGCCACACGCGGGCTCGATCGCCTACCGGTGAGCCTGATCGCCCACTCGCGCGCTTCATCGCCGACGGTGCGCCTGACCGCCCACCGCTGCGCGATCACCCGCCGCTCACGGACCGCCGAGCGGGAGCAGCACGGCGGGCGGCACCCGGGCGAAGAACAGCAGCGGGGACACGTACTCCCCGTCCACGCGGACGCCGACGTGCAGGCACGCCTCGGCGCAGTGACCACCCGCCGCCACCGTGCCGATGATCGCACCGCGGGCGACCGAGGTGCCCGGAACCAGCTCGGAGGCGACCGGCTCGTAGCTGGACAGCACGCCGCCGCCGTGGTCCAGGGTCAGTACGGGCCGGTCCACCACCACACCGGAGAACCGGACCACCGCGTCGGCGGGAGCCGACACCACGACGCCGGAGGACGCCTCCAGGTCGATGCCCCGGTGGCCGGCCGCGTACCGCGTGGCAGGCGCGGCGTACGGGCCGCTCACCGCGTGCGGCTCGACCGGCCACGGCCAGGAGCCGGCGGCTCGGGCCGCGGAGCGTCCCGCGTGCACGAGGTCGCCCGCGTACGACGCGCTTGCGCCTGGCGCGCCCGCGTCCGACGCGGCCGCCGCCCGACCGAGGCTCCCGAGCAGGAGTGCCACCACCACGAAGACCAGGGCGCCCATCCACCGCCGACCCCTACCCGGCAGGCGACGGAGCCGCTCGACCACCGCATCCCTCCGCTGCTCACCCTTCGACATCGTCCCTCCGCACCCGCGACGCACCCGCGACGCATCCGCGCCGGGCACCTCCCGGCTCACCGACTCTCCCGCTCGGCGGGTCGCATGAGAGACGCAGGAAGCGGATCTGTGGAGAACCCGCACATCCGTGCAGGTGTGAGCGCACGCGGGGCCGACGGTTCTGCGGGAGCGATTCGGGGCGTACCGTGAGTTCCGCCCTCGCGCCCTCCTCGGACGGCGCGGACAGCGAGGCGACGACAACCGAAAAGGGATGACATGTCTGAACAACGAAGGAACACAGGCACCACGAGCGACGAGAACGTGCCGCAGCCCACCGCGAAGATGCGGCGCAGGGTCACCGGCCTGGCGATCGCGGCCGCCGTCGGCGGGTTCCTCTTCGGCTTCGACTCCTCGGTGATCAACGGCGCCGTCGACTCGATCCAGCACAACTTCGCGCTCAACGCCTTCATCACAGGCTTCATCGTCGCCATCGCGCTGCTCGGTTGCGCGGTCGGTGCGTTCATCGCCGGCCGGCTCGCCGACCGCTGGGGTCGCCTCAAGGTCATGCTGCTCGGCGCGGTCCTCTTCCTGGTCAGCTCGATCGGGGCCGGCCTCGCCTTCTCCGCCTGGGACCTGGCCCTCTGGCGCGTGGTCGGCGGTCTCGGCATCGGCATCGCGTCCGTCGTGGCCCCGGCCTACATCGCCGAGATCTCGCCGCGACAGTCGCGCGGCCGCCTGGCGTCGCTCCAGCAGCTCGCCATCACCATCGGTATCTTCGTCGCGCTGCTCTCCGACGCGCTGCTCGCGGGAATCGCGGGCTCCGCGTCCAAGGAGCTGTGGCTCGGCCTCGAGGCGTGGCGGTGGATGTTCCTGGTGGGCGTCATCCCGTCGGTGGTCTACGGCATCCTCGCCCTGACGCTCCCCGAGTCGCCGCGCTACCTGCTGGCGAACGGCCGCCGCGACGATGCACGCGCG is drawn from Leifsonia shinshuensis and contains these coding sequences:
- the dprA gene encoding DNA-processing protein DprA, which translates into the protein MAEHMRELAVEKPMTPPETDAPAGADASTRELRRGPRSGIPGIGTSELARLVGPVRGGPDHEDEALDSDALVERFARAALSTAIEPGDLDAGRAIDAVGALGLLRAIVDGEGARTLLDRMHGSGASVGPHNGQIRAVPFTDIDRGPQDSSHATGASGLDARVERRLAESLSRWRPRLSLDEARRALERAQKIGARLITPDSPLWPDGFDALDDGPPVAVWVRGDPWRLRTLDRSIALVGARASTQYGEHVAMESAAGLVDRGFAVVSGGAYGIDAAAHRAALLSGGVTVAFLAGGADRLYPAGNSELLRRIAADGLLIAELPPGSAPTRWRFLMRNRLIAAAAGATVVVEAGHRSGSLNTAGHAAQMGRPLGAVPGSILSPASAGCHRLIREYAATCVTTVEEMAELADPLGTGPRDDPEGGAPAGEGAAEGSEGAIVAHLSRTRRASADEIAARAALPFATVAAVLGRLDLAGRARESGGGWVLVGERSG
- a CDS encoding tyrosine recombinase XerC → MNLSDAIDAYERHLRVERGYSPQTVRAYRADLTALAAFAETRKVSSPDGLTLDLYRDWLWEGSQRGLAKATLARRSASARGFSAWWARAGGETGTAQGAEGADAAARLRAPKADKTLPRVITREQMDGILEQLAARADDGEPGALRDVAVIEVLYAAGIRVSELTGLDIDDVDLERLTLRVVGKGSKERVVPFGVPALRAVRAWLDGGRPRFAVPRSGPALFLGSRGSRLGSRAVYELVAGLLADVPGRGPSGPHALRHTAATHLLDGGADLRAVQELLGHASLGTTQIYTHVSTERLKEAYRIAHPRA
- a CDS encoding M23 family metallopeptidase, which produces MSKGEQRRDAVVERLRRLPGRGRRWMGALVFVVVALLLGSLGRAAAASDAGAPGASASYAGDLVHAGRSAARAAGSWPWPVEPHAVSGPYAAPATRYAAGHRGIDLEASSGVVVSAPADAVVRFSGVVVDRPVLTLDHGGGVLSSYEPVASELVPGTSVARGAIIGTVAAGGHCAEACLHVGVRVDGEYVSPLLFFARVPPAVLLPLGGP